The genome window CGCTATCTTAAAAGTGAGAAATAACCCAAGTTATTATAGCGAGTTAATTAAAATCACGAAAAAAAGAGATCGTGAAGTTGAAAAAATCCCTTCTCTTGATCCAATTGGCACAATCGTGTTAATCAAAGTTTACCCCAAAGGCTCTTATGGGATTATTACTAATGCCACTACTAACATTAGAAAATTTGATTTAGTTAATACAAAATAATATTGAAAACAATTCAGTTACAAACTCAGGAAACTGTTCCATTACTTTGTGCAGTATCCTTACAAAGTAATATAAGAAACTCATTAGTACGATTTCTGAAACAGCAAATTGATGCAAATCATGATTCTAGTCATAGACTATTTCAATCAAACATTTCCTCGGTTCAAGATATTCTTTGTGATTTAAAAAATTTAAAAGATGTCGTTACCTTTATTTGTAAAAAGAATCAATTTAATTTCCCAACTATTAGTATACATAGCAATGATCTTGAGCATTGGTTAGAACAAGAAAGCAATCATGTCGTTGTTTATGGTGACGCACATTACCCAGCTGCGTTAGCTAACATTGCTGATCCTCCGTTAGTTTTATTTGCCCGCGGAGTTATTGATGTTATTAACAAACCATGTTTAGCGATTGTGGGTAGTCGCCAAGCTTCTGAACAATCTAATGAATTAGCGAACACTTTCAGTAAATCGTATGCGCAGGAGGGTTGGGTGGTGGTGAGCGGCTTAGCAAAAGGAGTGGATGCGAATGCGCACTCTGGGGCGCTTTGTTATGGTTACACTATTGCAGTAGTTGGTCATGGGCTAGATATTGTTTACCCAAAATCTAATTACACACTTTCTGAAAAAATTGCCACACAAGGGTTATTGGTTAGTGAATACCCACTTCATACCCCACCATTACCCCACCATTTTCCAATTCGTAATAGAATCATTGCTGGACTAAGTTCAGTTGTTGTAGTGATTGAAGCTGGGGTGAAAAGCGGGTCACTTATTACAGCAAGACTAGCTCAGAATGAATCTAGAGAGGTATTTGCGGTACCTGGTTCTATACACACAGATCGTCATGCCGGTTGCCATCAATTGATTCGCAACCATTATGCTGGTTTAATTACAAAACCAAGCGATATCTACGACACAATATCAGTTCCAAAAGATATCGTTAGAAAAAATATCATACCTCCTTCTTTAGATGCGAATATCTTAATTTCAGATCTAGCTAAAGAACTATATGTGGCTATTCCATCGGTAACATTCACGGATCTACAGTTGCAGTTGACAACAAAATTACAAACTGATAAAATTCTAGCGGGTTTAATTGAGTTAGAATGTGCTGGATTGATAACTAAGTCACTTGATGGTGATTATAAAAAAATATGAGCAAAAACTTACTTATCGTAGAATCTCCAGCAAAATGTAAAACATTACTTAAGTATCTTGGTGATTCATATACTGTTTTAGCTTCATATGGCCATGTTCGAGATTTATTGCCCAAGAGCGGTGCAGTTAATACAGAGCATAATTTTGAACCAACCTATGAATTAATTGAAAAGAATATAAAACATTTAGATGCGATCCGGGAAGCAGTACAAGACGCTACCACACTCTATCTTGCTACTGATCCAGATAGAGAGGGTGAGATAATCTCTTGGCATATTAATGAAATACTCACCAAGGAAGGCCTACTTCAAAATAAAGAAGTGCATAGGGTAGTATTTAATGAAATCACTAAACCAGCTGTGCTTGAAGCTATTCAGCATCCTCGTGCTATATCGCCACATCTCGTTAACGCTCAGCAGGCGAGAAGAATTCTTGATTATTTAGTCGGCTTTAACCTCTCTCCATTACTGTGGAAAAAAATACGATACGGTCTTTCAGCAGGAAGAGTTCAAAGCCCAGCGCTACGAATGATAGTTGAACGAGAGAGTGAAATTGAAAGTTTTAAATCGACACCATATTGGAAAATATTTAGCGATTTTATATCAGATAGTAAGCAAAAATGCACCGCGCAGCTTATTAAAATAGATGACAAAAAAATTGACCAATTTCATTTTGCTAACTCAGAAGATGTCGATGCCTGTGTTCAAAAAATTAACGAAACTTCAAATGGAATTGCAGTTGTTTCTGAAGTTGAAAAAAAAATTAGAAAGCGTCAAAGTGCCCCACCATTTACTACCAGTACATTACAGCAAGAAGCTGTGCGAAAGCTTGGTTTTGGTACTAAACGGACCATGCAGATAGCACAAAAACTCTATGAGGGGATGAGTATTGGCGGGACTACTACAGGACTAATTACGTATATGAGAACTGATTCAACCCGATTGTCTGATGAGGGGATTAAATCAATCCGTGCTGTAATTGGTTCAATCTATGGGAAAGAATATCTTCCAGAGCATCCTCGGCAATTTGTTAATAAGTCAAAAAACTCTCAAGAAGCACATGAGGCAATTAGACCAGTGTCTGCAGAAATCACACCAGATTCTATCAAAACCTACCTAGAACCAGAGCAATTTAGGTTGTATCAACTAATATGGAGAAGAGCAGTTGCCTCTCAAATGATTCACGCAACCATTCAAACCTCAGCTGTAAATTTTGAAGTTGCTAATCGATTTATCTTTAGAGCGACTGGCTCTCAAATCCTCCATCCTGGATTTATGTCCGTGTATCAAATTTCAAATGAAGAAGTCTCAAATTCTTCAGAATCAGCAAGTGATGAGTCAACTATTATCCCAGAATTTAATCAAGGTGAAAACGTTGGTTGTGAATCACCACGGAGTACTGAGCATTCTACTGAGCCCCCTCCTCGTTACTCTGAAGCCTCTCTGGTAAAGGCTCTTGAAGAGTACGGCATAGGTAGGCCATCAACGTATGCGAGTATAATTTCAACCTTAGTAAGCCGGCAATATGTCAGCCTCGAAGAGAAGCAGTTCAAGCCAACTGACACTGGTGTTGTCTTGAACGATTTTTTATGTAACCACTTTCATAAGTATGTTGATTATGGGTTTACTGCAAAACTTGAAGATACCCTTGATGAAATTAGTAGAGGAGAAACTGAGTGGCTGCCAATACTGAATGAATTTTGGAATGAATTTTCAAATCAAGTCAAAGAAAAAGATATTTCAGTTACTCGCGAAGAAGCGATTAAGGAAAGAAATCTAGGAGTTGATCCGGTTTCTGGAAGAAAAGTAACTGTTCGGTATGGAAGGTATGGCCCTCATGTACAAATTGGAACAAGAGAAGATGTTGAAAAGCCAATTTTTGGACCATTACTGCCAGGCATGAAAAGCAATGATGTTACTCTTGAACTTGCGCTTGATCTTTGTACGCTACCAAAAGAATTAGGTAAAGATGAATCGGGAGAGGCTGTCACGGTTGGAGTAGGTTCATTTGGGCCATATGTGCGATTTGACAAGACTAAGTATATTTCAATCAAAGATAAAAATCCACTTACTATTAAACTTGAAGATGTCTTAGTACTTATAAATGAAAGAAGAGAGTTTGATAAGAATAAAATTATAAAAGAGTTTGCAGATTCAGAAATAAAAATATTAAACGGGATGTATGGAGCGTATATCGCAACTCCAGACCGAAATGTCCGCATCCCAAAAACAATACTAGACCCAAAAACACTTACGCTGGCAGAGTGTGTGCAGATAGTGGAAAAAACTCCAATATCAAGATTTGCAAGATTTAAACGGGCAAAAAAAATCGTAAAAAAAGCCACAAAAAAAACTGTAAAAAAAACTCCTAAAGAAACTCCTAAAGAAACTCCTGCGCTTAAGACTTCAAAAAGAAAAAAAACAGTTAAAAATGAAAAGCAATAACAACACCGAATTTGTTCGTGCAAGTGCGGTATATCGGTTAGGTGGCATAATTGCGTATCCTGCTGAAGCGGTGTGGGGTTTGGCAGGAAACCCTATGAATATAAATGCGATTCATAAGGTACAAATTATTAAAAATAGAGTTGACGATAAAAAATTAATTATTGTAGCAAGCGATTTGTACTACTTTAGGAATTTTGTATCCATGGCATACTTGTTAGAAAATCATGAGATGTTATCTGGGTGGCCTGGTCCAACTACTTGGGTTGTTCCCGCAAGTAAAAGTACACCTCGACATTTAGTAGCACGAGATGGCACTATCGCAATACGATTTACCAATGACCCATCCGTTAAGCAACTTTGTTTATTTTGCAATGGCGCACTGTTCTCAACGAGTGCCAATCTCTCAGGTGATAAACCAATCCGAGATTACAAACAGTTCATGTTACAGTTTAGTGGTGCGGTGGATTGCGTGATTTCCGGTGAAGTAGGCGGATTAGCTAATCCAACACCTATTCGTCTCGTTAGCAACGGGGAATATATTAGAACATGATTGCCCTTGGATATGCTTAGCACTAATAAAGATGATTTTTTGTTTTGTCAAACGGAATTTAAGCAAATCCATAGTGCTATTATCACAAGCTTAGGCGACCTTGAGCAGAAGGTAAATTTTATTCATGATAATTGGAAATCTGAATTAGGGTATGGTGTAACTTCAGTAATTTCACAAGGGGAAATATTTGAAAAAGGTGGTGTTAATTTTTCAAATGTGTCAAGTAATTCACTTCCTGCTAGTGCTACCGCAACCCGACCAGAACTGGTCGGTAAAAAATGGCAAGCATGCGGCGTTTCGTTAGT of Candidatus Methylacidiphilales bacterium contains these proteins:
- the dprA gene encoding DNA-processing protein DprA, with amino-acid sequence MKTIQLQTQETVPLLCAVSLQSNIRNSLVRFLKQQIDANHDSSHRLFQSNISSVQDILCDLKNLKDVVTFICKKNQFNFPTISIHSNDLEHWLEQESNHVVVYGDAHYPAALANIADPPLVLFARGVIDVINKPCLAIVGSRQASEQSNELANTFSKSYAQEGWVVVSGLAKGVDANAHSGALCYGYTIAVVGHGLDIVYPKSNYTLSEKIATQGLLVSEYPLHTPPLPHHFPIRNRIIAGLSSVVVVIEAGVKSGSLITARLAQNESREVFAVPGSIHTDRHAGCHQLIRNHYAGLITKPSDIYDTISVPKDIVRKNIIPPSLDANILISDLAKELYVAIPSVTFTDLQLQLTTKLQTDKILAGLIELECAGLITKSLDGDYKKI
- the topA gene encoding type I DNA topoisomerase gives rise to the protein MSKNLLIVESPAKCKTLLKYLGDSYTVLASYGHVRDLLPKSGAVNTEHNFEPTYELIEKNIKHLDAIREAVQDATTLYLATDPDREGEIISWHINEILTKEGLLQNKEVHRVVFNEITKPAVLEAIQHPRAISPHLVNAQQARRILDYLVGFNLSPLLWKKIRYGLSAGRVQSPALRMIVERESEIESFKSTPYWKIFSDFISDSKQKCTAQLIKIDDKKIDQFHFANSEDVDACVQKINETSNGIAVVSEVEKKIRKRQSAPPFTTSTLQQEAVRKLGFGTKRTMQIAQKLYEGMSIGGTTTGLITYMRTDSTRLSDEGIKSIRAVIGSIYGKEYLPEHPRQFVNKSKNSQEAHEAIRPVSAEITPDSIKTYLEPEQFRLYQLIWRRAVASQMIHATIQTSAVNFEVANRFIFRATGSQILHPGFMSVYQISNEEVSNSSESASDESTIIPEFNQGENVGCESPRSTEHSTEPPPRYSEASLVKALEEYGIGRPSTYASIISTLVSRQYVSLEEKQFKPTDTGVVLNDFLCNHFHKYVDYGFTAKLEDTLDEISRGETEWLPILNEFWNEFSNQVKEKDISVTREEAIKERNLGVDPVSGRKVTVRYGRYGPHVQIGTREDVEKPIFGPLLPGMKSNDVTLELALDLCTLPKELGKDESGEAVTVGVGSFGPYVRFDKTKYISIKDKNPLTIKLEDVLVLINERREFDKNKIIKEFADSEIKILNGMYGAYIATPDRNVRIPKTILDPKTLTLAECVQIVEKTPISRFARFKRAKKIVKKATKKTVKKTPKETPKETPALKTSKRKKTVKNEKQ
- a CDS encoding Sua5/YciO/YrdC/YwlC family protein, with product MKSNNNTEFVRASAVYRLGGIIAYPAEAVWGLAGNPMNINAIHKVQIIKNRVDDKKLIIVASDLYYFRNFVSMAYLLENHEMLSGWPGPTTWVVPASKSTPRHLVARDGTIAIRFTNDPSVKQLCLFCNGALFSTSANLSGDKPIRDYKQFMLQFSGAVDCVISGEVGGLANPTPIRLVSNGEYIRT